Proteins encoded within one genomic window of Amycolatopsis sp. 2-15:
- a CDS encoding 3-hydroxyacyl-CoA dehydrogenase NAD-binding domain-containing protein, with amino-acid sequence MSTEFRSVAEFHSAAVIGAGTIGLSWTALFAGHGLTVKVTDPRPDLAEAVATALAEFTPHLEAQGLDVDGIAHRVQIADGVADAVRDADVVQENGPESVEFKKDLFATLVAAAPKHALLLSSSSAIPSTAFTGELADASRILIGHPFNPPHLIPLVEVVPGERTGEDATQAAVDFYTFLGRVPVVERKEIPGFVGNRLQNALSREAIYLVEQGVVTPENLDKVMTNSLGIRWATVGPFLGSHLGGGPGGYRHMAQHIGPSMKKMWAGLGQPAQTPEETERLVEAVEKAYGSSTYSELAEARDRKQLAVLSALDSTKEEN; translated from the coding sequence ATGAGCACCGAATTCCGCAGTGTTGCCGAGTTCCACAGTGCAGCCGTGATCGGAGCCGGCACCATCGGCCTGTCCTGGACCGCGCTGTTCGCCGGCCACGGCCTCACCGTCAAGGTCACCGACCCGCGCCCCGACCTCGCCGAGGCCGTCGCGACCGCCTTGGCCGAGTTCACCCCGCACCTCGAGGCCCAGGGTCTGGACGTCGACGGAATCGCCCACCGCGTGCAGATCGCCGACGGGGTGGCCGACGCCGTGCGGGACGCCGACGTGGTGCAGGAGAACGGCCCGGAGAGCGTCGAGTTCAAAAAGGACCTGTTCGCCACGCTGGTGGCAGCCGCGCCGAAGCACGCGCTGCTGCTGAGCTCGTCGTCGGCAATCCCCTCGACCGCCTTCACCGGCGAGCTGGCCGACGCGAGCCGGATCCTCATCGGACACCCGTTCAACCCGCCGCACCTCATCCCGCTCGTGGAGGTCGTGCCCGGCGAGCGCACCGGTGAGGACGCAACGCAGGCGGCCGTCGACTTCTACACCTTCCTCGGCCGCGTGCCGGTGGTGGAGCGCAAGGAGATCCCCGGCTTCGTCGGCAACCGGCTGCAGAACGCGCTGAGCCGCGAGGCGATCTACCTGGTCGAGCAGGGTGTGGTGACACCCGAGAACCTCGACAAGGTGATGACCAACTCGCTCGGCATCCGCTGGGCCACGGTCGGGCCGTTCCTCGGCTCGCACCTGGGCGGCGGTCCCGGCGGCTACCGGCACATGGCCCAGCACATCGGCCCGTCGATGAAGAAGATGTGGGCCGGCCTCGGGCAGCCCGCACAGACCCCGGAAGAAACCGAACGGCTCGTCGAAGCCGTCGAAAAGGCTTACGGCTCCTCCACGTACTCGGAACTCGCCGAGGCGCGCGACCGCAAGCAGCTCGCTGTCCTGTCCGCACTGGACAGCACCAAGGAGGAGAACTGA
- a CDS encoding acyl-CoA dehydrogenase family protein has translation MATTTLEDQLVADFYDYETLLSDEERKLLLKARSFMRDEVKPLVNENWAAGTFPKELIAKFRASGLAGLPYEGYGEHRAATSHLLTGMMAMEMSRTDASVATFFGVHNGLAMYSIYSGGSQEQRDRWLPEMAAMDKIGAFAMTEPLGGSDVAGGMRTTAEKDGDSWILNGAKRWIGNATFADYVVVWARDVDDNNVKGFVVEKGTPGFSPVKIENKIAFRIVENAEITLTDVRVPEANRLQGIDSFRDVAEILRATRGGVAWQALGVMIGAYELALDYAKERKQFGRPIARFQLVQDLLVKSLGNITASWGMLVQLARLQDAGIFKDEHSSLAKAFVTSRMREVVAWGREIFGGNGIVLDHDIARFFADAEAIYSFEGTREMNTLIVGKAITGQSAFV, from the coding sequence ATGGCCACCACCACTCTTGAAGACCAGCTCGTCGCCGACTTCTACGACTACGAGACGCTGCTGAGCGACGAAGAGCGCAAACTCCTGCTCAAGGCCCGCAGCTTCATGCGCGACGAGGTCAAGCCGCTGGTGAACGAGAACTGGGCCGCCGGCACCTTCCCGAAGGAGCTCATCGCGAAGTTCCGCGCGAGCGGACTCGCGGGCCTGCCGTACGAGGGCTACGGCGAGCACCGCGCCGCCACCAGCCACCTGCTCACCGGCATGATGGCCATGGAGATGAGCCGCACCGACGCCTCGGTCGCCACGTTCTTCGGTGTCCACAACGGACTCGCGATGTACTCGATCTACTCGGGCGGCAGCCAGGAGCAGCGCGACCGCTGGCTTCCCGAGATGGCCGCGATGGACAAGATCGGCGCGTTCGCGATGACCGAGCCGCTCGGTGGGTCCGATGTGGCCGGCGGCATGCGCACCACCGCCGAGAAAGACGGCGACTCCTGGATCCTCAATGGGGCCAAGCGCTGGATCGGCAACGCGACCTTCGCCGACTACGTGGTGGTCTGGGCGCGCGACGTCGACGACAACAACGTCAAGGGCTTCGTCGTCGAGAAGGGGACGCCGGGCTTCTCACCCGTGAAGATCGAGAACAAGATCGCGTTCCGCATCGTCGAGAACGCCGAGATCACCCTCACCGACGTGCGCGTGCCGGAGGCGAATCGCCTGCAGGGCATCGACTCCTTCCGCGACGTCGCGGAGATCCTGCGCGCCACCCGCGGCGGCGTCGCGTGGCAGGCGCTGGGCGTGATGATCGGCGCCTACGAGCTCGCGCTGGACTACGCGAAGGAGCGCAAGCAGTTCGGCCGTCCGATCGCGCGGTTCCAGCTGGTGCAGGACCTGCTCGTGAAGAGCCTCGGCAACATCACCGCGTCGTGGGGCATGCTCGTGCAGCTGGCCCGCCTGCAGGACGCGGGGATCTTCAAGGACGAGCACTCCTCGCTCGCGAAGGCGTTCGTCACCTCGCGGATGCGCGAGGTCGTCGCCTGGGGCCGCGAGATCTTCGGCGGCAACGGCATCGTGCTCGACCACGACATCGCACGGTTCTTC